The following coding sequences lie in one Seriola aureovittata isolate HTS-2021-v1 ecotype China chromosome 5, ASM2101889v1, whole genome shotgun sequence genomic window:
- the ascc2 gene encoding activating signal cointegrator 1 complex subunit 2, with protein sequence MACARVPLDEQQVTEPGPLGKDHTLPALHPDRKEDRCFVPYKPPPEDGSPAEVEEFLEYARFIIEDLEWLLALPHDKFWCQVVFDESLQRCLDSYLCHAPRSLDLTALPSSPTMAEMQRSVHRSVFLTFLRMATHKESKDNFLTPAVFGEIIYDNFLFDIPKILDLCVLFGKGNSQLLHKMIENIFTQQPSYYSDLDETVPTVLQVFDSVLDKCGLQCEGATAMEPMKLNAHKQPTAMTMSQQELADIILYLCDSTTTIHAFLDIFPAACSTFHSHGFLSRLTSFYETTVPDLEKALRKRNFDDKGLQDNLWKRLSHSCRKMVETAHLLLHHTCLQPILEGRENMQTFAEELLQHFTSFLPEKRFLSDYDEQFPLSDDISLLQQALPVIDETRTSYLLQGVESAWDSVGRRRTQSQIQPKAPSLLSASQGAVGWAGERPKGAEAMLDVPGKGNNGVVCPLSAAELESLLSCIRDLLPDLGEGFLLACLEEYNYNSELVINNILEDRLAPSLDKLDRSMPRPVKEELPSVLSNRSGVFDDDEFDIFRRDQVDMSRIWKGRRKGENIREMLNDKQHIAEQRARYQAYETVVDEVVIEPGESAATYGLDDYDDEYDDTYDMNQVGANDLDGDSLLNRRPFTVPQVLRKGNKPEDEEEGEDDEEEETLQNNVNRDQFVQDPALLRERAEARRAAMQQRKGFRPERTSNVVGRAKGQGQTLETFLDRRKKEANKSRVSNHNRRTMADRKRNKGMIPS encoded by the exons ATGGCCTGTGCCCGAGTGCCACTGGATGAGCAGCAGGTGACTGAGCCTGGCCCGCTGGGAAAAGACCACACACTGCCTGCGCTG CACCCAGACCGGAAGGAGGATCgctgttttgtgccttacaagCCTCCACCAGAGGACGGCTCTCCTGCTGAGGTGGAGGAGTTTTTGGAATATGCCAGATTCATCATAGAGGACCTGGAGTGGCTGCTCGCACTGCCCCACGATAAGTTCTGGTGCCAG GTGGTATTTGACGAGTCCCTGCAGAGGTGCCTCGACTCGTACCTGTGTCACGCTCCTCGGAGCCTCGACCTCACTGCCCTGCCCTCCTCCCCGACAATGGCTGAGATGCAGCGCTCCGTCCACAGGTCGGTCTTCTTGACTTTCCTGAGGATGGCCACACATAAAGAGTCCAAG GATAACTTCCTCACCCCGGCTGTGTTTGGAGAAATTATCTATgacaacttcctgtttgacatTCCCAAAATTTTGGATCTGTGTGTACTCTTTGGAAAGGGCAACAGCCAGCTGCTGCATAAGATGATAG AGAACATCTTTACCCAGCAGCCGTCATACTACAGTGACCTGGATGAGACAGTGCCCACTGTGTTACAG GTGTTTGACTCAGTCTTAGACAAATGTGGTCTTCAGTGTGAAGGAGCCACCGCCATGGAGCCCATGAAGCTGAATGCACATAAACAGCCCACTGCCATGACCATGAGCCAGcag GAACTTGCAGATATAATTTTGTACCTGTGTGACTCGACTACCACCATCCATGCCTTCCTGGACATCTTCCCTGCAGCCTGCTCCACCTTTCACTCGCACGGCTTCCTCAGCAG ACTGACGTCATTTTATGAGACCACTGTGCCTGACCTTGAGAAGGCGCTGAGGAAGAGAAATTTTGATGATAAAGG TCTTCAGGACAACTTGTGGAAGAGGTTGTCCCACTCCTGTCGCAAGATGGTGGAGACggctcacctgctgctgcaccacacCTGCCTACAGCCAATCCTGGAGGG gagagaaaacatgcaaacatttgcagaGGAACTACTACAacatttcacatcttttttACCTGAGAAAAG GTTCTTGTCGGACTACGATGAGCAGTTCCCGCTCAGCGACGACATCAGCCTCCTGCAACAGGCTCTCCCTGTCAT TGATGAGACCAGGACGTCCTACCTGCTCCAGGGGGTGGAAAGTGCCTGGGACAGCGTGGGACGACGGAGAACACAGAGCCAGATTCAGCCTAAAGCTCCTTCGTTGTTGTCAGCCAGTCAGGGAGCAGTTGGCTGGGCTGGAGAGAGACCGAAGGGAGCGGAGGCCATGTTGGATGTTCCCGGAAAAGGAAACAAC ggcGTGGTGTGTCCGCTGAGCGCGGCGGAGCTGGAGTCTCTGCTGTCGTGTATCAGGGACCTGCTGCCTGACTTGGGCGAAGGCTTCCTGCTGGCCTGTCTGGAGGAGTACAACTACAACTCTGAGCTGGTCATCAACAACATCCTGGAGGACCGGTTAGCGCCCAGCCTGGACAAACTGGACCGATCCATGCCAAG GCCTGTGAAGGAGGAGCTTCCAAGTGTCCTGAGCAACAGATCCGGcgtgtttgatgatgatgagtttgACATCTTCCGCAGGGACCAGGTGGACATGTCCCGCATCTGGAAGGGCAGGAG GAAAGGTGAGAACATTCGAGAGATGCTCAACGACAAGCAGCACATAGCGGAGCAGAGAGCTCGTTATCAGGCCTACGAGACTGTGGTGGACGAGGTCGTCATTGAACCCGGGGAGTCTGCAGCCACGTACGGCCTGGACGACTACGACGACGAGTACGACGACACCTACGACATGAACCAAGTGGGAGCTAACGACCTGGACGGAGACAGCTTACTGAACAGAAG GCCTTTCACAGTCCCACAGGTGTtgagaaaaggaaacaaaccagaggatgaggaggagggtgaagatgacgaggaggaagagactTTACAG AACAACGTAAACAGGGACCAGTTTGTGCAGGACCCGGCTCTGCTGAGGGAGAGAGCTGAAGCTAGAAGAGCTGCCATGCAGCAAAGGAAAGG TTTCCGACCGGAGCGTACCAGTAACGTTGTCGGCCGAGCCAAAGGCCAAGGTCAAACCCTGGAGACGTTCCTGGACCGGCGCAAGAAGGAGGCCAACAAGAGTCGCGTGTCCAACCACAACCGGCGCACCATGGCTGACCGCAAGAGGAACAAAGGCATGATCCCCTCATGA
- the rnf215 gene encoding RING finger protein 215 isoform X1, producing MASARCWCCLWLTLPLLLLRWPGLLVTAEQVALVEVFQEQPPDVSTLLQGEVVGSSGGSRSSEDLEELEGELVLVQDEETQVSGEIKEDDAKEQELWIGVVPVDMDDSKASTGNQESFADAMVNKMKRALVLGASALIILALNQNTVSEMDLSQVLSKPIIVIQTSENVTKLIGALLRGLQATAKITYRTILQDNLGATLTLWSSCGRSRGGRYGEWQGVICTGETNSQVQKYLQQLWDTVLLVALILSTGVIVQARWQHQDHQLNDDLELLPKQDVLKTMSSLKTKTYRQPKPWCDTSQPLETDNCAVCLEPFNNNQCLRVLPCLHEYHRDCVDPWLLLQHTCPLCKRSILSSVCKDS from the exons ATGGCTTCAGCTCGCTGCTGGTGCTGTCTCTGGCTAACGTTACCACTCCTCCTGCTGCGGTGGCCGGGGCTGCTTGTGACGGCGGAACAGGTCGCTTTGGTGGAGGTTTTCCAGGAGCAGCCGCCCGATGTCAGCACTCTGCTCCAGGGGGAGGTGGTGGGGTCCAGCGGGGGCAGCAGAAGCTCCGAAGACCtagaggagctggagggagagTTGGTCCTG GTTCAAGATGAGGAGACGCAGGTGAGTGGAGAAATAAAGGAGGATGACGCCAAAGAGCAGGAGCTGTGGATTGGGGTGGTGCCTGTGGATATGGACGACAGCAAAGCCTCCACTGGGAACCAGGAGTCCTTCGCTGATGCAATGGTCAATAAA ATGAAGCGAGCCTTGGTCCTAGGAGCTTCAGCGCTGATCATCCTGGCTCTCAACCAAAACACCGTCAGTGAG ATGGACCTTTCTCAGGTGCTGTCCAAACCAATCATTGTGATCCAGacatctgaaaatgtcactaaGCTGATTGGAGCTCTGCTCAG GGGCCTCCAGGCGACAGCGAAAATCACATACAGGACCATCTTGCAGGACAACCTG GGAGCCACGCTCACGCTATGGTCCAGCTGCGGCCGATCGAGAGGCGGGCGCTACGGAGAGTGGCAGGGGGTCATCTGCACGGGAGAGACCAACTCACAGGTCCAG aaatacctgcagcagctgtgggaCACTGTCCTCCTGGTGGCTCTGATCCTCAGCACCGGAGTCATCGTTCAGGCTCGCTGGCAACACCAGGACCACCAGCTCAATGACGACTTGGAG CTCCTTCCCAAACAGGACGTTCTGAAGACGATGTCGTCTCTGAAGACCAAAACATATCGTCAGCCAAAACCCTGGTGTGACACATCGCAGCCGCTAGAGACGGACAACTGCGCCGTCTGTCTGGAGCCGTTCAACAACAACCAG TGTCTGCGGGTGCTGCCGTGTCTTCACGAGTACCACAGAGACTGTGTCGAcccctggctgctgctgcaacacacCTGTCCTCTGTGCAAACGCAGCATCCTCA GCAGCGTCTGCAAAGACAGTTAA
- the rnf215 gene encoding RING finger protein 215 isoform X2 → MASARCWCCLWLTLPLLLLRWPGLLVTAEQVALVEVFQEQPPDVSTLLQGEVVGSSGGSRSSEDLEELEGELVLVQDEETQVSGEIKEDDAKEQELWIGVVPVDMDDSKASTGNQESFADAMVNKMKRALVLGASALIILALNQNTVSEMDLSQVLSKPIIVIQTSENVTKLIGALLRGLQATAKITYRTILQDNLKYLQQLWDTVLLVALILSTGVIVQARWQHQDHQLNDDLELLPKQDVLKTMSSLKTKTYRQPKPWCDTSQPLETDNCAVCLEPFNNNQCLRVLPCLHEYHRDCVDPWLLLQHTCPLCKRSILSSVCKDS, encoded by the exons ATGGCTTCAGCTCGCTGCTGGTGCTGTCTCTGGCTAACGTTACCACTCCTCCTGCTGCGGTGGCCGGGGCTGCTTGTGACGGCGGAACAGGTCGCTTTGGTGGAGGTTTTCCAGGAGCAGCCGCCCGATGTCAGCACTCTGCTCCAGGGGGAGGTGGTGGGGTCCAGCGGGGGCAGCAGAAGCTCCGAAGACCtagaggagctggagggagagTTGGTCCTG GTTCAAGATGAGGAGACGCAGGTGAGTGGAGAAATAAAGGAGGATGACGCCAAAGAGCAGGAGCTGTGGATTGGGGTGGTGCCTGTGGATATGGACGACAGCAAAGCCTCCACTGGGAACCAGGAGTCCTTCGCTGATGCAATGGTCAATAAA ATGAAGCGAGCCTTGGTCCTAGGAGCTTCAGCGCTGATCATCCTGGCTCTCAACCAAAACACCGTCAGTGAG ATGGACCTTTCTCAGGTGCTGTCCAAACCAATCATTGTGATCCAGacatctgaaaatgtcactaaGCTGATTGGAGCTCTGCTCAG GGGCCTCCAGGCGACAGCGAAAATCACATACAGGACCATCTTGCAGGACAACCTG aaatacctgcagcagctgtgggaCACTGTCCTCCTGGTGGCTCTGATCCTCAGCACCGGAGTCATCGTTCAGGCTCGCTGGCAACACCAGGACCACCAGCTCAATGACGACTTGGAG CTCCTTCCCAAACAGGACGTTCTGAAGACGATGTCGTCTCTGAAGACCAAAACATATCGTCAGCCAAAACCCTGGTGTGACACATCGCAGCCGCTAGAGACGGACAACTGCGCCGTCTGTCTGGAGCCGTTCAACAACAACCAG TGTCTGCGGGTGCTGCCGTGTCTTCACGAGTACCACAGAGACTGTGTCGAcccctggctgctgctgcaacacacCTGTCCTCTGTGCAAACGCAGCATCCTCA GCAGCGTCTGCAAAGACAGTTAA